The genomic stretch atacccccttcactgcccaacatatcacctaagtaacagaagttctcagctatctctaacgagccactgttgtacatctttaaagctggaaatacttcattctctataatctcacctttgcaacgcttgcttACAAACTgcatgtcagctcttaaccttccactaatactactgcacttcttatgtacccaatgattgcaagtctgacaaaaaattgagttactaccaacccctttcctgcaaactccacaagtccactttccaactacaaggtcgcacttggctgcaatgctactaatcatgactttagactttgctgtgtttacctttagccctttttCTTCTAGtcttttcttccacttctcaaacttttcaactaattcttccatcgactctgctatgagaaccaaatcatctgcatacaataactcccatggacaacctgttataaactccatcgacagcgcttctaagactagaataaacaacaaaggactaagtacagaaccctgatgtacaccaacatttacactaaattcatcactaagtatatatatatatatatcacacccccagttttgtttgttttaatgagCTACGGTTGCACAGACAAAAAATGGCAAAGGTAGACTATATATTAGTTTCACTGTACTTCCTCAGATAAAATATAATGGGTAAAATTAAACCAGATATTAAAATTCATGATAAGTTTTCTAATGTTTCAAGAATATAAGTTCAAAGGATAATATTTGAGTATTTACAACATTTAGTAATTTCATTTCTACATGTATACATTACGTCATAGCTGAgattttttttagcatttgttatttctttttcaattgCAACTGTTTGATATGTCATATTTGCATTATACTGTGTCATGTCTAATGAAATCCTTATTTGACAATATTCTTTACTTTTGTTAGACTAACTTGGTTGTAAAAGAAGAAGTTCTTAGTCAAAAAGTACATAATTCTCTTGCCTGCAGTACGAACTTTGATTTTGGAAAACTTAAGCATCTTCCTTCTCTTCAGCCTCCAAACTACTGTACATCGAAAGCAGGTatgttttttatacaattttaagttatgtaattttaatgttttaatataATAGTACGTACCAATAAAGAAGTACTATGAATGTATTCTCTAGTGTTAACTAAGCCCTCATTTTAATTGTTTTCTattaagttttgtttttttcgttttattttgCGTAATTTTAAGATTTGAAAGAAGCCCCTATAATGCTGCAAGCAAGCCCGTCAGTAGATTTTACGAAGAATGtatcacaaaaaaacaatagaagTAAAGAGTGTCCTGCAAcacaaaaagtacaaaaaaatgcTATTAAGATAATGACTGAAAAAGCAAGTGATATGGACACTGGTGAACCAGGTTTTAATAAACATCTCAATTCAGCAAATTTGATGACCACCAAAGATTTCATTAACGATGTGAAAATTTCTATTGTTGATTCTCTGAAGAAAATTTCAGTAGTGGAGAACGAGTGTGTTAATTTACGCAGTGTCATGGACGATATTGTAAATAAGCTAGAATCCTATGAAGAGAAAGCTACTCACTTTTTATCTGATTTGAAATCTGAATATGTGGCTGAGATGGCTTCACCAGAAATCAATATTGATGGGAGTAGTAATGTGAATAGTAAGATAGACAATGTAAATATAGATGTTGCCTTGAAACAACAACCACAAACGAAACACTTACAATCAGACGATGTAATGCCTATTGAAGCTTTTCCATtgcaatataaaaaagaagattGTGAAATCTTCACTGAAGACGCTGAATCCAACGAAACgaagaacaaaaaaagaagaaaatttggTGGTAATGTTgagaatgttttaaaaagtataaacaTAGCTCAATCTAGCAGTAAAAGCGTGAGTCATAAGAGCAACATTTGCATTACCCGAAAAGATGACAAAGCACTGAAAGTAAGAACAAAAAATGATCCCCTGGTAACCGTTAAGGGTGATGATGATCGCCTGTTTTTAATCTCAGATAGTAAGGACGCAACGCCTTTGCCTAAGAGACAACAACATAGGCATCATTGTTTAAAACGGAGAAGTAGCGATCCTATAACTGGAGATAGAGCAAGGAAAACGAAAACGAAAACAACTATTTTGTTGCCAATAGAAACAATAGAACACACTGCAACTTCAAAAGcgtttaaacataaaaaaaacaatttttccgTAGCCTCCGGATTACCAATAGACAGATCTGTAGCCTCCGGATTATCGATAGACAGTGCACATAAATTTCCGGCGCGCCCAAAGTCACCAGCAGTGGAGCATTCTGAGCCGTCAGTATGGAAGAAATCTACTACGAAATACTTGAGACAATCACAGTCGATAGCGCACGAACCGCAAAGAAAGAGCATGTTGAAAGAGATCAATCAGTCGAATAAAATACATCACAATTGCAGTTTAACCAAATCGGCAATAGATTTTACCTTCGTTCGCTGCACAGATTCGGAAGGTTTTACTATACCAGCTGTTGTTAGTCAAACAGTTATCACACCAACTGATAATACATCTATTTTAGTAAAAGGAGGTATGTTTTCAtcttaaaggggctacaaaacgGTTCAAGTAAAATCTCTGAGATGAGCGTTACTCTCCATCTTTGCGCATTCTGAATAAAGATGTGTAATAAGTAGACCACTCAAAAGGTCAAATACAAGAAATTATACGCACTTTACAAGTGAAAAGACAACCTCttttatgatgaatttgctacttttttttgctattttctaAAAAGGATCATTCTCTTTAAGTACTGTTTTTGGCGGTAAAATGACCTACTGTACTACTGTCTGTAAAATTTATCAAATATCAGTACATCGAAAGTTTGTATTAACGAGTGAACAAAGACAACACGAGGAGCTATATTTGGTAAAAATGCTATGTTAggtttaaaaagattttaaagtcattgttgGCTCTGACTGGCTCTGACTGGCTCTGACTGGCCTTATGTGCAATAATCTTGTATATAAGTTTTtacgcaaaatttttaaatatagctagctaagttTATTTCTTCAGAAAGCTTGATTTAATGGCATGGTTAGTGCTTATATCGAATAACTTATGGATATCAAATACAAGTAGGGAACTTTTCTGTTATATTttagatgttgtttttgtcctcagtgcTCGTAATTGTTTTACCGCCAATAggtcgactttcgtgtaagtcactaaagtcaaaaatcaacagTCCGTTTTGTAGCCCCTGTAAGAGCCGTTGCTTGTCTCTGTGCGATTTCATTTTCTTACGAGCAAATTTGATATATTTTCGTCTACTTTGTTACGCCGGTCGAATATCCTTGGATTTTTTCAGGATGCTAACCTGAGTTAGCACCAAGGTGACTTTGCGAATATATTTTTGCAactcttgtttgttttttgacgaGGCCTCAAACCTGgcgtacaaaattaaaaatttccaaGCCATGAAAGTCAACTTAGACAATATGACAGTTTTTCATTTGGTAGAAACCCTGTTATTTTTGTTCCAGTTTATGCGTTTTTATCTGTCTTTCGAATCCTTTTATTCCAGTTTGTCCACCCGATCAGTAAAGTGaggaaatgtcaaaaaaatcaaatgagTTAAAATATCGTAATAACATAAAAGGTGTAACCAAtgtcagtaaaaaaaacaaaaaaaaaaacaagaaatttgcTCTAACTTGTTCGTGAAAAAGTCAGGAACTTTTATGATAATAATGTTGTGTCACAATTTTcgtcacaattttttttgttgtcataATGTACGCCCGATGCGATTTACAACTTCGACCTAAGACATAATGTGTAAATAAAAACGAACAGAAAAACTCCGAAATTTTGATCGTTACCACAAAGTCGACACCCTGTACTGTTAATTTAATTTACGAATTGATTTTTTATCTATAAACGTTTATGTTATATTGCCTCTTAGTGCCAGTTAATAAAGATCTGACGACGGAAGATTTGAATGGCGTCGAACTGGAACCGTTCCTATCCTATTCGCAAGTTGTTGACGAAATGGAAGAAATAGAAGACGACGAACGCGATTATTTACtcgaaaacaaacagaaaaacagaaaatcctggaatattttttgtaaaaatgcgGAGGGTGTTCAATATGCTCCCTTGGTGAAAACAAACGGGAGAATGAAGGCCGCGCACAAACATTCCGTTGGTAAGGAAGGCATACAAAACATATTGGATAAACGAGTTATAAAATCATAGTTTACTtcaggtggcagtaacccttttttagctgtcaaAATAGTTgtattatttactcagtgttttatttataccatttttttaactattccctaaaaatataggccttgatacataataaaatgattttaacttaacaccaaaattgctgagtcagcattataaacaagaaaaaaatccgCTTCTAAGAGCTCTAACTTTTTACAATCccgttatttttcatcagcttctgtttttaaatgaaccttgaGTTAACCTtgttaaaacggtgtgcggattcatatttttttaacaatagccttttgcTTTTTcgaaagattctttgttagcatatTCTGCTCCATCgaacgctgttaaaagaaaaatattctgaataaaaagatttccgcacaccatatcatggctgcatggttCCCCAAAAGTTATATTAACTCTAACCAATATATGTATTCTGAGAGCCAAATAAATTATCTCTAGAGTGATGATAAaatatttccataaaaaaaatccaaacaggagaaaaaaaattaaatacaaaaattcACCCTTCCAGTTTATTTTGTCGAACAATCCCCTAATATGATTGCGTAGCTCTTATTCAGCTCTAAAAAACTTACACAAAACAACACTTGGTTCCAAAAATATATCATATTTTGTGTTACAATAGCTGttttatgactgatttatcaatttttaagcATGATAGATCAATAACTCGATATTTCTTCACTTTCTGCGTTAGAAAAGCAAAGTTTGTAGTCAAAGATAAATTGTCGCAACAAACTTGTTTTTTCGACAAGATGGAGGAGGGTGtttgacaaaaatatataccgtTACGACTGAGAATTTTATTTCaagaaaaagcaaatcaaagaCCTTTCTTTTACCTGCAAGAATCATGGTTACACCCACTTAAACGTTATGAATAATTATTAActcatgaatattttatttgctgacgttagcagtgcagatacaaaaaaaaattgtcggaATTTAGTTCATTAGTTCTGCCTTCATGTGTAAAGAATGAAACGCTGgtcaaaataatatataggatcatatgttttcgacgaacgcctaaggagattttagggtttaaaatttttggtaaCGTCGGCAAGAACCGTcaaaagcaaaatttttttttaaacatttatatccCTATTGCCttaatcgtatagatcttgaaacgctgatcaagaaaatgtataggttcatgtatctttgacaaacg from Hydractinia symbiolongicarpus strain clone_291-10 chromosome 12, HSymV2.1, whole genome shotgun sequence encodes the following:
- the LOC130621621 gene encoding uncharacterized protein LOC130621621 isoform X3, translated to MDFSQSSQPVQESLHSIAEIKRNLQIEVGNLLRTTKNSEGYTQSYNAVLSLLNELDTINMTVGNLRSTKIGKLMTKYEKELSGNLSRLAKELNNKWKECLNSYREKIKERLCSKSKNQTNLVVKEEVLSQKVHNSLACSTNFDFGKLKHLPSLQPPNYCTSKAANLMTTKDFINDVKISIVDSLKKISVVENECVNLRSVMDDIVNKLESYEEKATHFLSDLKSEYVAEMASPEINIDGSSNVNSKIDNVNIDVALKQQPQTKHLQSDDVMPIEAFPLQYKKEDCEIFTEDAESNETKNKKRRKFGGNVENVLKSINIAQSSSKSVSHKSNICITRKDDKALKVRTKNDPLVTVKGDDDRLFLISDSKDATPLPKRQQHRHHCLKRRSSDPITGDRARKTKTKTTILLPIETIEHTATSKAFKHKKNNFSVASGLPIDRSVASGLSIDSAHKFPARPKSPAVEHSEPSVWKKSTTKYLRQSQSIAHEPQRKSMLKEINQSNKIHHNCSLTKSAIDFTFVRCTDSEGFTIPAVVSQTVITPTDNTSILVKGVPVNKDLTTEDLNGVELEPFLSYSQVVDEMEEIEDDERDYLLENKQKNRKSWNIFCKNAEGVQYAPLVKTNGRMKAAHKHSVGKEGIQNILDKRVIKS
- the LOC130621621 gene encoding uncharacterized protein LOC130621621 isoform X1, with product MDFSQSSQPVQESLHSIAEIKRNLQIEVGNLLRTTKNSEGYTQSYNAVLSLLNELDTINMTVGNLRSTKIGKLMTKYEKELSGNLSRLAKELNNKWKECLNSYREKIKERLCSKSKNQTNLVVKEEVLSQKVHNSLACSTNFDFGKLKHLPSLQPPNYCTSKADLKEAPIMLQASPSVDFTKNVSQKNNRSKECPATQKVQKNAIKIMTEKASDMDTGEPGFNKHLNSANLMTTKDFINDVKISIVDSLKKISVVENECVNLRSVMDDIVNKLESYEEKATHFLSDLKSEYVAEMASPEINIDGSSNVNSKIDNVNIDVALKQQPQTKHLQSDDVMPIEAFPLQYKKEDCEIFTEDAESNETKNKKRRKFGGNVENVLKSINIAQSSSKSVSHKSNICITRKDDKALKVRTKNDPLVTVKGDDDRLFLISDSKDATPLPKRQQHRHHCLKRRSSDPITGDRARKTKTKTTILLPIETIEHTATSKAFKHKKNNFSVASGLPIDRSVASGLSIDSAHKFPARPKSPAVEHSEPSVWKKSTTKYLRQSQSIAHEPQRKSMLKEINQSNKIHHNCSLTKSAIDFTFVRCTDSEGFTIPAVVSQTVITPTDNTSILVKGVPVNKDLTTEDLNGVELEPFLSYSQVVDEMEEIEDDERDYLLENKQKNRKSWNIFCKNAEGVQYAPLVKTNGRMKAAHKHSVGKEGIQNILDKRVIKS
- the LOC130621621 gene encoding uncharacterized protein LOC130621621 isoform X2, producing MDFSQSSQPVQESLHSIAEIKRNLQIEVGNLLRTTKNSEAKELNNKWKECLNSYREKIKERLCSKSKNQTNLVVKEEVLSQKVHNSLACSTNFDFGKLKHLPSLQPPNYCTSKADLKEAPIMLQASPSVDFTKNVSQKNNRSKECPATQKVQKNAIKIMTEKASDMDTGEPGFNKHLNSANLMTTKDFINDVKISIVDSLKKISVVENECVNLRSVMDDIVNKLESYEEKATHFLSDLKSEYVAEMASPEINIDGSSNVNSKIDNVNIDVALKQQPQTKHLQSDDVMPIEAFPLQYKKEDCEIFTEDAESNETKNKKRRKFGGNVENVLKSINIAQSSSKSVSHKSNICITRKDDKALKVRTKNDPLVTVKGDDDRLFLISDSKDATPLPKRQQHRHHCLKRRSSDPITGDRARKTKTKTTILLPIETIEHTATSKAFKHKKNNFSVASGLPIDRSVASGLSIDSAHKFPARPKSPAVEHSEPSVWKKSTTKYLRQSQSIAHEPQRKSMLKEINQSNKIHHNCSLTKSAIDFTFVRCTDSEGFTIPAVVSQTVITPTDNTSILVKGVPVNKDLTTEDLNGVELEPFLSYSQVVDEMEEIEDDERDYLLENKQKNRKSWNIFCKNAEGVQYAPLVKTNGRMKAAHKHSVGKEGIQNILDKRVIKS